A region from the Dehalococcoidia bacterium genome encodes:
- a CDS encoding MFS transporter, with translation MADKAPRRGPSSPAAGAAIAATAFQFVLLLGAADLLADATYEGGRSVVGPFLGALGASAVAISVLSGLGEMVGHVLRLASGYLSDRTQRPWAIALWGYALNLLSVPALALVGHWQAGAALVVAERAGRGVRAPARDLMLSHAASRVGFGWAFGLHEALDQIGAVSGPLLVSLVLYLGGDYRDAFATLLLPALACLALMFVASLRYPRTALLEAPSPASEGDARLPRLFWLYLAGSALAAAGYADFPLLALHLERQGDVAASWLPAIYAVAMAIDALAALALGRLFDRLGLASVALGAALAAPAVPLFLAGGGLPVLVLAAALWGTGLAAQESVMRAAVAALVPRARRGSAFGLFNSAYGVSWFAGSALLGVLYGLSLPALAALSASAQALAALVFLGVSRRAGPASMAPASE, from the coding sequence GGCCCCTCGCCGTGGCCCCTCGTCCCCCGCAGCCGGGGCCGCCATAGCCGCCACCGCCTTCCAGTTCGTGCTGTTGCTGGGGGCTGCCGACCTGCTGGCCGACGCCACCTACGAGGGTGGGCGCAGCGTGGTGGGGCCCTTCCTGGGGGCGCTGGGGGCCAGCGCCGTGGCCATCTCCGTCCTCTCGGGCCTGGGGGAAATGGTGGGCCACGTGCTTCGGCTGGCCTCAGGCTATCTCTCCGACCGCACCCAGCGCCCGTGGGCCATCGCCCTCTGGGGGTACGCCCTGAACCTGCTGTCGGTGCCCGCCCTGGCCCTGGTGGGGCACTGGCAGGCGGGCGCCGCGCTGGTGGTGGCCGAAAGGGCCGGAAGGGGCGTCCGCGCCCCCGCCCGCGACCTGATGCTTTCCCACGCTGCCAGCCGGGTGGGCTTCGGCTGGGCCTTCGGCCTGCACGAGGCCCTGGACCAGATAGGGGCCGTGTCGGGGCCGCTCCTGGTCTCGCTGGTGCTCTACCTGGGCGGCGACTACCGGGACGCCTTCGCCACCCTGCTGCTGCCTGCCCTGGCCTGCCTCGCCCTCATGTTCGTGGCCAGCCTGCGGTATCCCCGCACCGCATTGCTGGAGGCGCCGTCGCCCGCCTCGGAGGGCGATGCCCGCCTGCCGCGCCTGTTCTGGCTCTATCTGGCTGGATCGGCGCTGGCGGCGGCAGGCTACGCCGACTTTCCCCTCCTCGCCCTGCACCTGGAGCGACAGGGGGATGTGGCCGCTTCCTGGCTGCCCGCTATCTACGCCGTGGCTATGGCGATCGATGCCCTGGCCGCCCTGGCCCTGGGGCGGCTGTTCGATCGCCTAGGGCTGGCGTCGGTGGCCCTGGGCGCGGCCCTGGCAGCTCCGGCCGTGCCCCTCTTCCTGGCTGGCGGCGGGCTGCCGGTGCTGGTGCTGGCGGCGGCCCTCTGGGGCACGGGCCTCGCCGCCCAGGAATCGGTCATGAGGGCAGCGGTAGCGGCCCTGGTGCCCAGGGCGCGGCGCGGCTCCGCCTTCGGCCTGTTCAATTCGGCCTACGGGGTGTCCTGGTTCGCCGGCAGCGCCCTGCTGGGGGTGCTCTACGGCCTCTCATTGCCCGCTCTGGCCGCCCTCAGCGCCTCCGCCCAAGCGCTGGCCGCCCTCGTCTTCCTGGGCGTATCGCGGCGGGCGGGGCCGGCATCCATGGCCCCCGCGAGCGAGTAG